One region of Corallococcus silvisoli genomic DNA includes:
- a CDS encoding SDR family oxidoreductase, whose protein sequence is MRPMQAKSVIVTGASAGIGEALAVALAGRGANVALAARDAQALERVKARCEAAGGKALAVPTDVGDAEACRQLVERTVAAFGGVDVLVNNAGITMHSRFEDVKDLDLFERIMRINYLGAVYCTFHALPHLRERKGLLVAVSSLTGKTGVPTRTGYAASKHAMQGFFDSLRIELLGTGTDVLVVSPGFVATDIRARALGPEGQPLGQSQRDEKEPTMDVDTCVALILRAMERRDRELVMTLTGRVGMVLKLVAPGLLDRIAARTIRGKKA, encoded by the coding sequence ATGCGGCCCATGCAAGCAAAGTCCGTGATTGTCACCGGTGCCTCGGCGGGCATCGGCGAGGCGCTGGCGGTGGCCCTGGCGGGCCGGGGCGCGAACGTGGCGCTGGCGGCGCGGGATGCCCAGGCGCTGGAGCGCGTGAAGGCGCGCTGCGAGGCCGCGGGAGGCAAGGCGCTGGCGGTGCCCACCGACGTGGGCGACGCGGAGGCCTGCCGTCAGCTCGTGGAGCGCACCGTGGCGGCGTTCGGCGGCGTGGACGTGCTCGTCAACAACGCGGGCATCACCATGCACTCGCGCTTCGAGGACGTGAAGGACCTGGACCTCTTCGAGCGCATCATGCGCATCAACTACCTGGGCGCCGTCTACTGCACCTTCCACGCGCTGCCGCACCTCCGGGAGCGCAAGGGGCTGCTCGTCGCCGTGTCGTCCCTGACGGGCAAGACGGGCGTGCCCACGCGCACCGGCTACGCCGCCAGCAAGCACGCCATGCAGGGCTTCTTCGATTCGCTGCGCATCGAGCTGCTGGGCACCGGCACCGACGTGCTGGTGGTGTCCCCGGGCTTCGTCGCCACGGACATCCGCGCGCGGGCGCTGGGCCCGGAGGGCCAGCCCCTGGGCCAGAGCCAACGCGATGAGAAGGAGCCCACCATGGACGTGGACACCTGCGTGGCCCTCATCCTGCGCGCCATGGAGCGCCGCGACCGCGAGCTGGTGATGACGCTCACCGGCCGCGTGGGCATGGTGCTCAAGCTGGTGGCGCCGGGGCTGCTGGACCGGATCGCCGCGCGCACCATCCGCGGCAAGAAGGCATAG
- a CDS encoding trypsin-like peptidase domain-containing protein yields the protein MELEGSEQEELTHALLGAFTSVEELYRMVAAKCGRTLLVPSVEREGAARARALVHTAEAEGWTDVLVRGAQAAAPGHPRIRRFLQGYLSSVQRSVSGSALARIVQASRQALTPEVWRDRLTTLSRRVCRVELDGGRALGTGFLVAPDVVLTNSHVIENRLVEALRVRFDLKVLPDRIAVHPGRVYAVTACLAQSPHSPADLMHPRPREATRDELDYAFLQIQDAPGEDRLGDRSRGFVPLAPPSPTAFAPGSLALVVQHPKGRPMQVALDTFQAINRSQTRVTYCTNTHPGSSGSPCFTPDLELVALHHSGDPRPGHEAAEDDEGIPLDTIRDSLPSHVLRRLGWD from the coding sequence ATGGAGCTTGAAGGCTCCGAACAGGAGGAGTTGACCCACGCCCTCCTGGGCGCGTTCACGTCGGTGGAGGAGCTCTACCGGATGGTCGCCGCGAAATGTGGCCGGACCCTCCTCGTGCCCTCCGTCGAACGGGAGGGGGCGGCGCGGGCTCGGGCGCTCGTGCACACCGCGGAGGCGGAGGGGTGGACGGACGTGCTGGTGCGGGGCGCGCAGGCGGCGGCGCCCGGGCATCCCCGGATCCGCCGCTTCCTCCAGGGCTACCTGTCCTCCGTGCAGCGCAGCGTGTCCGGCAGCGCGCTGGCGCGCATCGTCCAGGCTTCGAGGCAGGCGCTGACGCCGGAGGTCTGGCGTGATCGGCTGACCACGCTGTCCCGGCGCGTGTGCCGCGTGGAGCTGGACGGCGGGCGCGCGCTGGGGACGGGGTTCCTGGTGGCGCCGGACGTGGTGCTCACCAACTCGCACGTCATCGAGAACCGGCTGGTGGAGGCGCTGCGCGTGCGCTTCGACCTGAAGGTGTTGCCTGACCGCATCGCGGTGCACCCCGGCCGGGTGTACGCGGTGACGGCGTGCCTGGCGCAGAGCCCCCACAGCCCGGCGGACCTGATGCACCCGCGCCCGCGCGAGGCCACGCGCGACGAACTGGACTACGCCTTCCTCCAGATTCAGGACGCCCCCGGCGAGGACCGGCTGGGGGACCGCTCGCGCGGCTTCGTCCCGCTGGCCCCGCCGTCGCCCACGGCCTTCGCGCCCGGCTCGCTGGCGCTCGTCGTGCAGCACCCCAAGGGCCGGCCCATGCAGGTGGCGCTGGACACCTTCCAGGCCATCAACCGCTCCCAGACGCGCGTCACGTACTGCACCAACACGCACCCGGGCTCGTCCGGTTCGCCGTGCTTCACGCCGGACCTGGAGCTGGTCGCGCTGCACCACAGCGGAGATCCGCGCCCCGGTCACGAGGCCGCCGAGGACGACGAGGGCATCCCCCTGGACACCATCCGCGACAGCCTGCCATCGCACGTGCTGCGCCGCCTGGGCTGGGACTAG
- a CDS encoding ZIP family metal transporter, with product MADGPVMDSTTVLLVFIAVGLDGLAGLAGGVLSERWLQKRLPALVAFAAGTLLSAVFLEVLPEAVATRGDVAFTWAFASFVALALLEWALGHHHHHAEGAAGHAHGHAHGAPTLPSTLLASDALHNMGDGAAVAAAFLVSPNTGFATAFAVIVHELPQEVGDYALLRAAGWSRGRSLLALAGVQLTAAVGAVGVLLGTEQLPSLRGTVLAIAGGSFLYIGAVDLLPELRRGPDSRQRVVGFLCGLLLIGGLHVAESFAGGHG from the coding sequence GTGGCTGATGGCCCCGTGATGGACTCCACCACCGTCCTGCTCGTCTTCATCGCCGTGGGGCTGGACGGGCTGGCGGGGCTCGCGGGCGGAGTGCTGTCCGAGCGCTGGTTGCAGAAGCGGCTGCCCGCGCTGGTGGCCTTCGCCGCCGGCACCTTGTTGAGCGCGGTCTTCCTGGAGGTGCTCCCGGAAGCCGTGGCCACCCGCGGTGACGTGGCCTTCACCTGGGCCTTCGCCAGCTTCGTCGCGCTGGCCCTGCTGGAGTGGGCCCTGGGCCATCACCACCACCACGCGGAGGGCGCCGCGGGCCATGCGCATGGCCACGCCCATGGCGCTCCCACGCTGCCCAGCACGCTGCTCGCGTCGGATGCGCTGCACAACATGGGGGATGGCGCGGCGGTCGCGGCCGCCTTCCTCGTGTCTCCGAACACGGGCTTCGCCACCGCCTTCGCCGTCATCGTCCACGAGCTCCCCCAGGAGGTGGGCGACTACGCGCTGCTGCGCGCCGCGGGCTGGTCCCGGGGCCGGTCGCTCCTGGCGCTGGCCGGGGTGCAGCTCACCGCCGCCGTGGGCGCGGTGGGCGTGCTGCTGGGCACCGAGCAGCTGCCCTCGCTCCGGGGCACCGTGCTGGCCATCGCCGGCGGTTCGTTCCTCTACATCGGCGCGGTGGACCTGCTGCCCGAGCTGCGCCGGGGCCCGGACTCGCGCCAGCGCGTGGTGGGCTTCCTCTGCGGGCTGCTGCTCATTGGCGGGCTGCACGTCGCGGAGTCCTTCGCGGGAGGCCATGGCTGA
- a CDS encoding AEC family transporter — protein sequence MGQVIGLLGACLVLGVFARRSGRFPESTAQVLSAFILNVSLPALVLRAMHRLEFAPGLLVAAAAPWLLYLGAGVYLRLLGPQLGLSRESVAALILTAGLGNTAFVGLPMATALLGPDGMAVAVVADQLGSFLVLATLATLTAAKARAGTSLPARTLVLKVLRFAPFQALVLALVLRPFAFPDWLDAVLRRLGDLLTPLALFVVGFQLRLQGVRPRVPALALGLSYKLVLAPLAVLGLLMFAPGLALVVKQATVLQVAMAPMVTAAILAAEYELDPELGVLMVGVGIPLSFFTAPLLLAQVR from the coding sequence ATGGGTCAGGTCATCGGACTGTTGGGGGCATGCCTGGTGCTGGGGGTGTTCGCGCGCCGCAGCGGCCGGTTCCCCGAGTCCACGGCGCAGGTGCTCAGCGCCTTCATCCTCAACGTGTCGCTGCCGGCGCTGGTGCTGCGCGCCATGCACCGGCTGGAGTTCGCGCCCGGGCTGCTGGTGGCCGCGGCGGCGCCGTGGCTGCTGTACCTGGGGGCGGGGGTGTATCTGCGGCTGCTCGGGCCCCAGCTCGGGCTGTCGCGCGAATCGGTGGCGGCGCTCATCCTCACCGCGGGGCTGGGCAACACGGCCTTCGTGGGCCTCCCCATGGCGACCGCGCTCCTGGGCCCGGACGGCATGGCGGTGGCGGTGGTGGCGGATCAGCTGGGCTCGTTCCTGGTGCTGGCGACGCTCGCCACCCTGACGGCGGCGAAGGCCCGTGCCGGGACGTCGCTGCCCGCGCGCACGCTCGTCCTCAAGGTGCTGCGCTTCGCGCCGTTCCAGGCGCTGGTGCTGGCGCTGGTGTTGCGGCCCTTCGCCTTCCCGGACTGGCTGGACGCGGTGCTGCGCCGGCTGGGCGACCTGCTCACGCCCCTGGCCCTCTTCGTCGTGGGCTTCCAGCTGCGGCTCCAGGGCGTGCGCCCGCGCGTGCCGGCGCTGGCGCTGGGGCTGTCCTACAAGCTGGTGCTCGCTCCGCTGGCGGTGCTGGGGCTGCTGATGTTCGCGCCCGGGCTGGCGCTGGTGGTGAAGCAGGCCACGGTGCTGCAAGTCGCCATGGCGCCCATGGTGACGGCGGCCATCCTCGCCGCCGAGTACGAGCTGGATCCGGAGCTGGGGGTCCTCATGGTGGGGGTGGGCATCCCGCTGTCGTTCTTCACCGCGCCGCTGCTCCTGGCCCAGGTGCGCTGA
- a CDS encoding MG2 domain-containing protein, whose translation MTGGIQRRRWVAGGIGLLLLGGALAEAASGRCLSAWVFQGVEVPLCPDGAFRQTVGVSAQALARGASGRVVVWAVAHGVDAEGDVLQAGVSRGTAELFLVDAAGKALPLPVDANARWQRDGDSPMSAPVTLPAVPDGDYRLRARVTTPLGSDTVEAALPLYAPARVRVLTDRPLYEPGHRVRFRAVALRAKDLSPLDGRPGTWKVMDPSGEVVLEERAPAGPWGVVAGDFPLDRGAPTGTWAVTWTSGGASGDALFTVEPFTLPRMRLEAQSPRPFWRANETPEVTGQVEYASGAPVADTEVTLEWSHDGAWPPPTEWLRGELPKQARTDASGRFRLTLPRVPQDLRGQATLSASVEAKDATGEPVRGAVSLLLSEDALAVSPVTELEDGLVAGFSNRVYLRATTAAGRVLPGAEVTVTRAWDPADKGVSAVADEDGVAAFQLDPGPAVSVVVPPMPVRPQPRPPPVSLLTSRDLLGAQAGQTSLADQLALERLLPALHPCARFVAPGTGAATAEFAMRISASGQVLDVAGVDEGLEGCMVSALRARGLPAGTERMLQLRFQAMDPGLPVLDWNFEAAHGDSRGVNEGLMLAALDARACLPLMLDRVAAVPAVLTWRRWSDKPELALAWLPVPAKEDALPASALACVKERIAHLRQPARTPTEVLSGRTVPEAMGLVRFTARPVFSGGQTRAPQATTFLGYELKVRAKSDGQDVGETKVVLRPARLPALRLRATPVLAKAGDTVKVELLRGPDFAGELPRTLVLVAGQARLKEVLDPATRSARFTLPKDFEGWAQVEGVAATARVYVAPRASLSVEVSPDKPAYAPGELARLQVRTRVDGQDGEAAVGLFGVDETLSQLAPLPGADALDGLRPAPTVATPAFGVLDGQALAMGRIRGANAAAAALLRVTAVPELEDVETPMSATATSPFSPDAELTEPFYAVLTELHARTRKWEETAPAGETLEPAGLARLWAESLAACEKRGEKVTDAYGRKLRLSRLPQDLLALTDPRAVVVNGTRLPEDVVNWGAWVAREAP comes from the coding sequence ATGACAGGTGGCATCCAGCGCCGACGATGGGTGGCGGGCGGGATCGGGCTGTTGCTTCTGGGCGGAGCACTGGCCGAGGCGGCCTCCGGGCGGTGCCTGTCCGCCTGGGTCTTCCAGGGCGTCGAGGTGCCCCTGTGTCCGGATGGCGCGTTCCGCCAGACGGTGGGGGTGTCCGCTCAAGCCCTGGCGCGAGGCGCCTCCGGCCGGGTGGTGGTCTGGGCGGTCGCGCACGGGGTGGACGCGGAGGGCGACGTGCTCCAGGCCGGCGTGAGCCGGGGCACCGCGGAGCTGTTCCTGGTGGACGCGGCGGGCAAGGCGCTGCCCCTGCCGGTGGACGCCAACGCCCGCTGGCAGCGCGACGGCGACAGCCCGATGTCCGCTCCCGTGACGCTGCCCGCGGTGCCGGACGGGGACTACCGGCTGCGCGCGCGCGTCACCACGCCGCTGGGCAGCGACACGGTGGAGGCGGCGCTGCCCCTGTACGCGCCCGCGCGCGTGCGGGTGCTGACGGACCGGCCCCTCTACGAGCCCGGGCACCGGGTGCGCTTCCGCGCGGTGGCGCTGCGCGCGAAGGACCTGTCGCCGCTGGATGGGCGGCCGGGCACGTGGAAGGTGATGGACCCCTCCGGGGAGGTGGTGCTGGAGGAGCGCGCCCCCGCGGGGCCCTGGGGCGTGGTGGCCGGGGACTTCCCGCTGGACCGGGGCGCGCCCACGGGCACGTGGGCGGTGACGTGGACCAGCGGCGGCGCGTCCGGTGACGCGCTCTTCACGGTGGAGCCCTTCACGCTGCCGCGCATGCGCCTGGAGGCCCAGAGCCCCCGGCCCTTCTGGCGCGCCAACGAGACGCCGGAGGTGACGGGGCAGGTGGAGTACGCGTCCGGGGCGCCGGTGGCGGACACGGAGGTGACGCTGGAGTGGAGCCACGACGGCGCATGGCCGCCGCCCACGGAGTGGCTGCGCGGAGAGCTGCCGAAGCAGGCGCGCACGGACGCCTCGGGTCGCTTCCGGTTGACGCTGCCGCGCGTGCCCCAGGACCTGAGGGGGCAGGCCACGCTGAGCGCGAGCGTGGAGGCGAAGGACGCCACGGGCGAGCCGGTGCGCGGCGCCGTGTCGCTCCTCTTGTCCGAGGACGCGCTGGCCGTGTCCCCGGTGACGGAGCTGGAGGATGGGCTGGTGGCGGGCTTCAGCAACCGCGTCTACCTGCGCGCCACCACCGCCGCGGGCCGCGTGCTGCCGGGCGCGGAGGTGACGGTGACGCGCGCGTGGGACCCCGCCGACAAGGGTGTGAGCGCCGTGGCGGACGAGGACGGCGTGGCCGCCTTCCAGCTGGACCCCGGCCCCGCGGTGAGCGTGGTGGTGCCGCCCATGCCCGTGCGCCCACAGCCGAGACCGCCGCCCGTGTCGCTCCTGACGTCGCGGGACCTGCTGGGCGCGCAGGCGGGCCAGACGTCGCTCGCGGATCAGCTCGCGCTGGAGCGCCTGCTGCCCGCCCTTCATCCCTGCGCGCGCTTCGTCGCGCCCGGCACCGGCGCGGCCACCGCGGAGTTCGCCATGCGGATCAGCGCGTCCGGGCAGGTGCTGGACGTGGCCGGCGTGGACGAGGGGCTGGAGGGCTGCATGGTGTCCGCGCTGCGCGCGCGTGGATTGCCGGCGGGCACGGAGCGGATGCTCCAACTGCGGTTCCAGGCCATGGATCCGGGCCTGCCCGTGTTGGATTGGAACTTCGAGGCCGCCCACGGGGATTCGCGCGGGGTGAACGAGGGCCTGATGCTCGCGGCGCTGGATGCTCGCGCGTGTCTTCCCTTGATGCTGGACCGCGTCGCGGCCGTGCCCGCCGTGCTGACGTGGCGGCGGTGGTCGGACAAGCCGGAGCTGGCGCTGGCGTGGCTTCCAGTGCCCGCGAAGGAGGACGCGCTGCCCGCGTCGGCGCTGGCGTGCGTGAAGGAGCGCATCGCCCACCTCCGCCAGCCGGCCCGGACGCCCACGGAGGTCCTGTCGGGCCGGACGGTGCCGGAAGCCATGGGCCTGGTGCGCTTCACGGCGCGGCCCGTGTTCAGCGGAGGCCAGACGCGCGCGCCGCAGGCGACCACGTTCCTGGGCTATGAGCTGAAGGTCCGCGCGAAGTCGGATGGCCAGGACGTGGGCGAGACGAAGGTGGTGCTGCGCCCCGCGCGCCTGCCGGCGCTGCGCCTGCGGGCGACGCCGGTGCTGGCGAAGGCGGGCGACACCGTGAAGGTGGAGCTGCTGCGCGGCCCGGACTTCGCGGGGGAGCTGCCCCGGACGTTGGTGCTGGTGGCGGGGCAGGCGCGGCTGAAGGAGGTGCTGGATCCCGCCACGCGCTCGGCGCGCTTCACCCTGCCCAAGGACTTCGAGGGCTGGGCCCAGGTGGAGGGCGTGGCGGCGACGGCGCGCGTGTACGTCGCGCCGCGCGCGAGCCTGTCGGTGGAGGTGTCGCCGGACAAGCCCGCGTACGCACCCGGGGAGCTGGCGCGCCTCCAGGTGCGCACGCGCGTGGACGGCCAGGACGGTGAGGCGGCGGTGGGCCTCTTCGGCGTGGACGAGACGCTCTCGCAGCTCGCGCCGCTGCCGGGCGCGGACGCGCTGGATGGCCTGCGGCCCGCGCCAACGGTGGCCACGCCGGCCTTCGGGGTGCTGGATGGTCAGGCGCTGGCGATGGGGCGCATCCGGGGCGCGAACGCGGCGGCGGCGGCGCTCCTGCGCGTGACGGCGGTCCCCGAGCTGGAGGACGTGGAGACGCCGATGTCCGCGACCGCGACGAGCCCCTTCTCGCCGGACGCGGAGCTGACGGAGCCCTTCTACGCGGTGCTGACGGAGCTGCACGCGCGCACGCGCAAGTGGGAGGAGACCGCTCCCGCGGGAGAGACGTTGGAGCCCGCGGGGCTCGCGCGGCTGTGGGCGGAGTCGCTCGCCGCCTGCGAGAAGCGCGGGGAGAAGGTGACGGATGCATACGGACGCAAGCTGCGGCTGTCGCGCCTGCCCCAGGACCTGCTGGCCCTGACGGATCCCCGCGCGGTGGTGGTGAATGGAACGCGGTTGCCAGAGGACGTCGTGAACTGGGGCGCGTGGGTCGCCCGGGAGGCGCCATGA
- a CDS encoding MDR family MFS transporter has translation MNPVATVLRALGGGGLPRTYWVLWVGTFVNRLGSFVAPFLALYLTRERGFSVEQTGFIVALNGAGTVLAAPLGGMLADRVGRRLTLAGGLWLGSGAMLFIGFSETPGRIAVAAFFLGILGDLYRPAVSAAVADLVPPKDRARAYGMLYWVINLGFAIALPLAGLLAGLGYRLLFVADAATTFVYGCCVWAFVPETRPQVARDSLAARSTLGDLLTPFRDGVYLSFCLPVFALALLFFQSTMSLPVTLSARGLSPADYGLVMAVNGVLIVALQPFVTRVVGRMRRSTALALAGVLTGVGFGLHALPAGVPWAMTAVAVWTLGEMAQSPVAPSVVADLAPPELRGSYQGAYHMMWGLASSVAPALGGAMLGHAGANALWAVCFGVGMTAAAWHLAIAGARRRRVEVLRTERPEMSTSMD, from the coding sequence ATGAATCCCGTTGCCACGGTGTTGAGAGCGCTGGGCGGGGGCGGTCTGCCTCGCACGTACTGGGTGCTGTGGGTGGGCACCTTCGTGAACCGGCTGGGGTCCTTCGTCGCCCCCTTCCTGGCGCTGTACCTGACGCGCGAGCGCGGCTTCAGCGTGGAGCAGACGGGCTTCATCGTGGCGCTCAACGGCGCGGGCACGGTGCTCGCGGCCCCGCTGGGGGGCATGCTCGCGGACCGGGTGGGCCGCCGCCTGACGCTCGCGGGAGGGCTGTGGCTGGGGTCGGGGGCGATGCTGTTCATCGGCTTCTCGGAGACGCCCGGGCGCATCGCGGTGGCGGCCTTCTTCCTGGGCATCCTGGGAGACCTGTACCGCCCGGCGGTGTCCGCGGCCGTCGCGGACCTGGTGCCACCAAAGGACCGGGCGCGCGCCTACGGGATGCTCTACTGGGTCATCAACCTGGGCTTCGCCATCGCGCTGCCGCTGGCGGGGCTGCTGGCGGGGTTGGGCTACCGGCTGCTCTTCGTCGCGGACGCGGCGACCACGTTCGTCTACGGCTGCTGCGTCTGGGCGTTCGTGCCGGAGACGCGGCCCCAGGTGGCGAGGGACAGCCTGGCGGCGCGCTCCACGCTGGGGGACCTGCTGACGCCGTTCCGCGACGGCGTGTACCTGTCCTTCTGCCTGCCCGTCTTCGCGCTGGCCCTGCTCTTCTTCCAGAGCACCATGAGTCTGCCGGTGACGCTGTCCGCGCGGGGCCTGTCCCCCGCGGACTACGGCCTCGTGATGGCGGTCAACGGCGTGCTCATCGTCGCGCTGCAGCCGTTCGTCACGCGCGTGGTGGGTCGGATGCGGCGCTCCACCGCGCTGGCGCTCGCGGGCGTGCTGACGGGGGTGGGCTTCGGGCTGCACGCGCTCCCAGCGGGCGTGCCGTGGGCGATGACCGCCGTGGCGGTGTGGACGCTGGGGGAGATGGCGCAGTCGCCGGTGGCGCCCTCGGTGGTGGCGGACCTGGCGCCGCCAGAGCTGCGCGGCAGCTATCAGGGCGCGTACCACATGATGTGGGGGCTGGCGTCCAGCGTCGCGCCCGCGCTGGGCGGCGCGATGCTGGGCCATGCGGGGGCCAACGCGCTGTGGGCGGTCTGCTTCGGAGTGGGGATGACCGCGGCCGCGTGGCACCTGGCCATCGCGGGAGCGCGACGGCGCCGGGTGGAGGTGCTGCGCACGGAGCGCCCCGAGATGAGCACCAGCATGGACTGA
- a CDS encoding alpha-2-macroglobulin family protein: protein MKLRSLLTGAGGLGVGFVLGAVTLALVAGDLVRHSFGSSAAALAGAPMREVTEGKTAVDLLQRKKMRNFGSSHTYDDEGGGGPGGGAVAAAPSVPAADLAGAPMAVAEMEEERSSDGNTSGASPARAWFPETFLFEPLVVTDATGAATVPVRVPDRLTQWRVLALAHSRSGAQAGAVTSFAGTLPTYVDPVLPPFLRAGDTVRLPVQVVNTTGAPVEAALKVEVKGAQVEAGARTVRVPARGSVVEWMTVRAGGAGPVTVRASLGDTDAVVRDFDVWATGQPVTQTRGGSLAAPRTLSLDGPADAQSGSERVRLQVYPGALGVVRAELAAVERRPADVAGDAYALLLAGQAPELLRALGETPDPEALKALALVAGQRVLRAARAPSVEVATRLAEGALAHPDNPVLARLGERLVGVVAQAQRPDGTCQGGEGWTLQRLLVATADCARTVRAAVGTPEGKRRASAFTVRASGVFERYLPQVKDGYTAAVLLAEGSATGDVAEALRTRVREALKAGKDGAASLPVEPGTERADGQAPSEEEATAMAVLALQGDAKAPLADLGAYLLAHYTPGLGWGDGQANRVGLRAALVLFKDPLPAQVRVTLARDGQTVTEGTYDAKALRQVLALEAAAPGSAGTHAWTVRAEPAVPGLGFSLTLAAAVPWKGEAKGGLQLAVTGPKEARVGKLADVRVQVGAPSSLPLLFQQDLPAGVQVDPASLDALVAAGQVLSWDVQDGALSLRLAPREQGALARVDFRVLPTLAGTLQAGAARLGVPGRPDITASLPPTTWAVR from the coding sequence ATGAAGCTGCGCTCACTGTTGACCGGGGCCGGGGGCCTCGGGGTGGGGTTCGTGCTGGGGGCGGTGACCCTCGCGCTGGTGGCCGGGGACCTGGTTCGCCATTCCTTTGGGTCCTCCGCCGCCGCGCTCGCCGGAGCGCCGATGCGGGAGGTCACCGAAGGGAAGACGGCGGTGGACCTCCTGCAGCGCAAGAAGATGCGGAACTTCGGTTCGTCTCACACCTACGACGACGAGGGCGGCGGCGGGCCGGGTGGCGGGGCCGTGGCCGCCGCGCCCAGCGTCCCGGCGGCGGACCTGGCCGGTGCCCCCATGGCGGTGGCCGAGATGGAGGAGGAGCGCTCCTCCGACGGGAACACCTCCGGGGCCTCGCCCGCCCGTGCGTGGTTCCCGGAGACGTTCCTCTTCGAGCCCCTGGTGGTGACGGACGCGACCGGCGCGGCGACGGTGCCGGTGCGCGTGCCGGACCGGCTGACGCAGTGGCGGGTGCTGGCGCTCGCGCACTCGCGCTCCGGCGCGCAGGCGGGGGCGGTGACGTCCTTCGCGGGCACGCTGCCCACCTACGTGGATCCGGTGCTGCCGCCCTTCCTGCGCGCGGGCGACACGGTGCGCCTGCCGGTGCAGGTGGTGAACACCACCGGCGCGCCAGTGGAGGCCGCGCTCAAGGTGGAGGTGAAGGGCGCCCAGGTGGAGGCCGGCGCGCGCACGGTGCGGGTGCCCGCGCGCGGCAGCGTGGTGGAGTGGATGACGGTGCGGGCCGGGGGCGCGGGGCCCGTGACGGTGCGCGCTTCGCTGGGAGACACCGACGCGGTGGTGCGCGACTTCGACGTGTGGGCGACGGGCCAGCCCGTCACCCAGACGCGGGGAGGCTCGCTGGCGGCGCCGCGCACGCTGTCGCTGGACGGACCCGCGGACGCGCAGTCCGGCAGTGAGCGCGTGCGGCTCCAGGTGTACCCAGGCGCGCTGGGCGTGGTGCGCGCGGAGCTGGCGGCGGTGGAGCGCCGGCCGGCGGACGTGGCGGGGGATGCGTACGCGCTGCTGCTCGCGGGGCAGGCGCCGGAGCTGCTCCGGGCCCTGGGCGAGACGCCGGACCCCGAGGCGCTGAAGGCGCTGGCGCTGGTCGCGGGGCAGCGGGTGCTCCGGGCCGCGCGGGCGCCCTCCGTGGAGGTGGCGACGCGGCTGGCGGAGGGCGCGCTGGCCCACCCGGACAACCCGGTGCTCGCGCGGCTGGGCGAGCGGCTCGTGGGCGTGGTGGCCCAGGCGCAGCGGCCGGACGGCACCTGCCAGGGCGGTGAAGGCTGGACGCTCCAGCGGCTGCTGGTGGCCACGGCGGACTGCGCGCGCACGGTGCGCGCGGCGGTGGGCACCCCCGAGGGCAAGCGGCGCGCGTCGGCCTTCACCGTGCGCGCGTCGGGCGTCTTCGAGCGCTACCTGCCGCAGGTGAAGGATGGCTACACGGCGGCGGTGCTGCTGGCGGAAGGCTCGGCGACGGGCGACGTGGCGGAGGCGCTGCGCACCCGTGTGCGGGAGGCGCTGAAGGCCGGGAAGGACGGCGCCGCGTCGCTGCCGGTGGAGCCGGGCACGGAGCGCGCGGACGGCCAGGCCCCCTCCGAAGAGGAGGCCACGGCGATGGCGGTGCTCGCCCTCCAGGGCGATGCGAAGGCGCCGCTCGCGGACCTGGGCGCCTACCTGCTCGCGCACTACACGCCCGGCCTGGGCTGGGGGGATGGGCAGGCGAACCGCGTGGGCCTGCGCGCGGCGCTGGTGCTCTTCAAGGACCCGCTGCCCGCGCAGGTGCGCGTGACGCTCGCGCGCGACGGGCAGACCGTCACCGAGGGCACCTACGACGCGAAGGCGCTGCGCCAGGTGCTGGCGCTGGAGGCCGCCGCGCCGGGCTCGGCGGGGACGCACGCGTGGACGGTGCGCGCGGAGCCCGCGGTGCCCGGGCTGGGCTTCTCCCTCACGCTGGCCGCGGCGGTGCCGTGGAAGGGCGAGGCGAAGGGCGGCCTGCAGCTGGCCGTGACGGGCCCGAAGGAGGCGCGCGTGGGGAAGCTGGCGGACGTGCGGGTCCAGGTGGGGGCGCCCTCGTCCCTGCCGCTCCTGTTCCAGCAGGACCTGCCCGCCGGCGTGCAGGTGGACCCCGCCAGCCTGGACGCGCTGGTGGCCGCGGGGCAGGTGCTGTCGTGGGACGTGCAGGACGGGGCGCTGTCGCTGCGGCTCGCCCCACGTGAGCAGGGGGCGCTGGCGCGGGTGGACTTCCGCGTGCTCCCCACGCTCGCCGGGACGTTGCAGGCGGGCGCGGCGCGACTGGGCGTGCCCGGCCGCCCGGACATCACCGCCTCGCTGCCGCCCACCACCTGGGCGGTGCGCTGA